The Aspergillus nidulans FGSC A4 chromosome VIII genome contains the following window.
TTCATGAAACCATTTGCTAGTAGCGGCTTCTCCTGGATTGCAGGCTCTTTTCCGGCTGAGGAGAgtattgacgatgatgacgatttGCTCGAAAGGATTCCCCGGGACAGCACCGGAGACGATGTTTCCCCTGCAGTCCTCGCGGCTTTTTTAGAACTGCTTTTCGCATGTTGGCCACTAGAAATTCTTGGAGACTTCGAATTTGCTCCTGTTAACTCAGCCCAGCCCCATTCGGCCATGGTCCCAACAATTCCATTATCCCTCCTCGCTTTCTCAACACGTTGTAATCCTTTCCAATCAAGGAAAAGCAAGCACGAAGTGCGAAGAGGCACGATCCCATCATTAACCAGATTAGAGTATATTGTGCGGCGCTTAAATTTGGCAAGCGCATCATGAGCGGGGCCAGACGGGAGAATCCTCAGTAGTGGCTTCGCCCGAGTATCAGCGTTTCCCTCAGAATTTGATAGCTGTGCCTTCCCACCAATTATGGCCTTCCATCCACTTCGACCCTTTGGCGTGATCCAGCTTAGTCCTAGATCTTGTCCGGTGCGGCCAACCAGGCCGAAATCTAAAGCGAACCGAACATACACCGGGTTTTCATTGCTTAACCCTAGGAACGGTGTCGCTAACGCAATGAAGTTAATAGGTTTGATATTGTCGAAAAATCCTGGAGAGTGTTTTTGAATGTAGGCAATAGCATATGTTTGCACAAGTCCCCCGAGAGAGTGTCCGATGAAGCTGATGCTTGTTATTTGATATGCGTGGTACCCCTCAATGTGCGATTCAACTTCGTCGAAATCAAGACACTCAGGTTCGCCATCGCTTAACTCCGATGTTCTGCAGGGGTTAACAGGACCAGAGAAGGTCCTAGACTTCGATTTTTTGCGTGGTAAATAAGGTTGATCAGGATAGGTCATTAAAAGGATGTATTTTGCAAGACGCTTTCCTAGGTACTGTATCCCACGTTCTGTGCGGGCCGCATTCCCAGGGAATCCTCGAACAATAACATCCTCATTCTGGCAATCATGGTCATCTGAAACACTGCCGCTAAGGTGAAACAGTTGATAGGGTCAGCAGAAGGCTCAAAACAATATGAATCGAAAGACTTCCCAGTAATCAGATCAAGTTGGTGCTTACCTTTCTGGCGAAAATGGTGACTTTAAAGGAGACTCGTTTGTTGGTGTCCGGGATTTACCTGAAggtttgttcttcttgacggCAGCATCAATGCTCTCTTTTAGATACAGCATGTCGGCTCCCAGATTGCTGTGCAATCCATGAGTTAGCACGACGAGATGGATTTTTCTGCGAGGTTTGGAGTGCCTTTCTGTGGCCTCTGATTGCAAAGTCCCGGCTGCAGGACTAGTGAACTTTGGGGGGGACTCATTCGTCAAGATTTCATCGGACCTTTGATGGCGGTTTGAAACGGACAATTGTGGGGTATTCCAGAGACTAGCTGTATCATCTATTAGAAGGGTGACTGATTTCGAATACACGCCTTTGGTAGCAAGCAATTGCTTTCCGTCTGATCCTGAGGGCCAATGATCCCGCAGGTCGGCGGGTGTCAAAACTGAAGACTGCGCAATTGAAGGTAAGAAATCCAATGACGCTTCATTGCGACCAACAACGACTTCAAAGTTCACCGACGCGGTGCTGGAGAACACGACTTGAGATATGATCTCTATAATCCAGGTTGTATCTTGTCGACTCGGAGAGTTGCGGCACCCTGGAACTTGCGGCTCGCTACATTCCGGTAATGGGATGACTGCAATCCACGTCCCACCAGCCTTGAGATACGGCTCAAATTGGGGAATTTCAGCGGTATCAACAGCGCAACTCGCAACATTGGGATCGAAGGTGTATGGATAACA
Protein-coding sequences here:
- a CDS encoding lipase ROG1 family protein (transcript_id=CADANIAT00001197), with amino-acid sequence MFITPRTYSASQTLDRNSTQTGASNRLRFSSLTGWHPDPIDVDRAIEMPLIRQAGNVRVGEVVRYTLKYRPAADEIQPPPAALHVKVRNTSAIPLRAAYLHGPYTLYVSCYPYTFDPNVASCAVDTAEIPQFEPYLKAGGTWIAVIPLPECSEPQVPGCRNSPSRQDTTWIIEIISQVVFSSTASVNFEVVVGRNEASLDFLPSIAQSSVLTPADLRDHWPSGSDGKQLLATKGVYSKSVTLLIDDTASLWNTPQLSVSNRHQRSDEILTNESPPKFTSPAAGTLQSEATERHSKPRRKIHLVVLTHGLHSNLGADMLYLKESIDAAVKKNKPSGKSRTPTNESPLKSPFSPESGSVSDDHDCQNEDVIVRGFPGNAARTERGIQYLGKRLAKYILLMTYPDQPYLPRKKSKSRTFSGPVNPCRTSELSDGEPECLDFDEVESHIEGYHAYQITSISFIGHSLGGLVQTYAIAYIQKHSPGFFDNIKPINFIALATPFLGLSNENPVYVRFALDFGLVGRTGQDLGLSWITPKGRSGWKAIIGGKAQLSNSEGNADTRAKPLLRILPSGPAHDALAKFKRRTIYSNLVNDGIVPLRTSCLLFLDWKGLQRVEKARRDNGIVGTMAEWGWAELTGANSKSPRISSGQHAKSSSKKAARTAGETSSPVLSRGILSSKSSSSSILSSAGKEPAIQEKPLLANGFMNTDVDGASTQSPSSALTGLFSLFRPKEHGRKQAKILTRSQTIAPSITQDLRQQDGPYFDHDSYDTGFTAPPRTTVFESAGDILMPPLPPVDYIVNPESRPRTILHDRVYHPKDIPPPIVNRRSVAARTSQVRDTAAGYDIAEDFSNNAGLKVEEKIARAYHRGLSWRKVLVRLEPDAHNNIIVRRMFTNAYGWPVVQHLVDAHFGPSSSDPEYLCEDSPGGPAPAVGIAENVSQNI